A stretch of DNA from Chitinivorax sp. B:
ATACTACGTACGGGTTTTCCTGTACGTCGCGCGTAAGGTAACAAAAAAAATGCATGCTGAAAAACGTAACTTATGTTGCATTGCACACAAAAATGCATGCAAATTTACTTAAGCAACACACATGCCAAGAGAGGAACAACCAAACATTATTTAATTCGAATTTAGAGAAAAATACAGAAAATCATTTTCTATCATTAACTTAAACAAGTACCAATTAACGGAGTCACCTTATGTCCGAACGCACCAAAATAATGCACAAATGTCATATCGCGAGTACCGACGGCCTTCATGGCATTTTTATAAGCAATTCCTATCAAAATTAGGCATAAAATTGCTTTCTTACGAGTTTTTCCGTGCTGCAATATCAGCATATTCTCCATATGACCGATCCGTTGCTGACCAAACATCGATCGAATTCAGCAGGGAGCAAATTAGAGCGGTGGCTGAGATACGCAAAAAAGCAGGTGGCATAACATGCCACCTGCTCCAACTTTACAGCCGGTAAAACGGCGCCAACATTCAGATCCAGTTATTTGAACTTGTAATTCACAGCACCATAGAAGAAACGACCTCTTGACGAGTACAATTCAGCAAAACCCATTTGGGTGTTTGCATTGCTGCTTGCGTTTGTGATAGAGAATGGCGGCATTCTGTCCGCAATATTCTTCACGCCCAAGTCGAGTTTCAGCCCTTTGATCCCTGTATAACTACCAACCAAGTCGATTTCAGTATGGCTTGCAATCTGACGGGTAGTTGGGCTTATGCCATTCGCAACAGTCGGTAGCTTACTTGTATCGTTTAACCCGCTAACGGTACGGAACGCCGTCGTAACCGACCAAGTACTGGCGTCAAATCCGACGGTAAAGGTATTTCTCCAGCGTGCGGTAGGTGTTGTGCCATATACACCTGTTAAGTACTCAAAATCACCATTGCCTCGACGTTGCTTGATATAGCGGTAATAGGTGACGGCATCTCTAAAGGAAACGGTACCCAAGGCCGTTTTGAACCGCAGCGACAAGTCAGCATCCAGTCCACGGCTCTCCATTTGCCCGATGTTCCGCAATGGTGTAAATACAACCGGCCGTCCCGTTTGTGCATCCGTGCCAATTTGCCCTTCAAGCATTGCTTCGGTCTCAGATGGCGAAGTGATGGCATCACGTTGCTGAATTGCCCACCAATCCACAGACCCGGAGAACGGCCCCGCATCCAACACCACACCAATATTGAAGGTCTTACCCTTCTCTGGTTTCAGATTCGGGTTTGCGCCACCAACATTGAACCCTTGGACTTCGCAAGTAGCTGGTAAACCCAGTGCTCCACATTGCTCAGGACCATAGAAATCCGTAGCACCTTGCTCAGGGGCACCATATAGCTGCTTCAAACCAGGCATCTTGAAACTGGATGTGTAAGAAGAGCGGAACAATAGATCCTTGGTAGGACGGATACTGACAGCCACTTTAGGTGATGTTTTGGAGGCTGTCGGATAATGGTCGTAGCGCAAGGCGGTCTGCAATTCAACCATTTTGCTGATAGGCAATGCCAATTCACCAAACACGGCATAGGCTGAACGTTTCGCATCAGCAGACGCCTGTTGAATACCCCCCAGTACACTACCACTGGTTGTTAATTCATCTGGCCGATCGCTCAGCTTTTCAGTCCAACGGGAGACCCCTGCTGCATAACCAAGTGCTCCACCTGGCAACTGAAATGCCTCCCCAGAGAACTTCGCATCCAGCGTTGTCAAATCAAATGTACCTTCTCGTCTCGGCGAAACTTTGAGGCTCTCAACGAGTGCAGGGTCATTGGTTTGTGATGTACCATCGATTCTCCCTGCCGCTGTTTCAGCTTTGAAACGCTTGCGATCAAGATAATTGCTATCCTGGTTTACAACCTTGTTCCGCCCTTTTGACGCAGAGACTGACCAGTCAATGCTACCTACAGCACCATCCAGCCCCAACACAAATTGCGAAGTTGTACTCTTTCGATCGCTGATGCGTGGCCCTCCTTGCAAGAAACGACCAGCATAAAGGGTACCATCCGGTAGAACAAACGTATCAGGCGCAGGGTGTGCCTCAAAGTGATCCTTATTTTGAGCCAAGACGATTTGCGCGCTACCTTTGATTGCCTCGGTAATCTTTAATGACCCAATGGACATAAAGGAGGTACGATCCGCACCGTTATATGCTGTCAGCAATTCAGCATTGAAGTCATACTTACATGCATCATTGTACATTTCCGGAGGGCATGGTTTGATGGTTTCCCCCGTTGGCTGAAAATCAGGACCCAGTTTATTGCCATAAGGAGAAGAGACACTTCTGCGGTCCGGTCCACCAAAACGGCGGAAATCTACCGATTTTGAAATTTCACGATCTTTCCGCAGAATCGGATCACGCTTAAACACATCCAATGCGGCAAATACATTGAAACGCTGTTCGTCAAAATCACCAAAACCGCCTGAAATTGTTGCACCCTTTTCGGTGCCATCGTGACGGCTTGATGTGCCAAAGCGAACACCAACATCCCCACCTTGATAGTTCTTTTTCGTGATGAAGTTCACGACGCCCGCTACCGCATCCGCACCATAGATGGCAGAACCGCCATCTTTGAGGATTTCTACACGTTCAATTGCAGATACCGGGATCATATTGATGTCAACCGCATCCCCAGCACCAGAACTATCCGCAATAGCACTTCTAGGCAATCGCTTGCCATTCAACAGTACCAGCACTTGATTCTCAGACATACCGCGCATACGGACACTTGCTTTACCTGAACCAGCTGGACTATTACTTGCCAATTCACCTTGATCAAAAATATCAATGGTCGACAACGACTTCAGCAATTCGTTGACCGTGGTAGCCCCTGTCTTTTCGATCTGTTTCTTGGTCACAGTTTCGACTGGTGCAGGCCCTTCCTTTGAAACCCGCTTGATACTTGACCCAGTCACTTCAATGCGTTCGGTTTTCTTTGGCTGCTCATCAGCAGCCCATACAGAAGTTGCAAGTCCAATACTCGCTACCGCATACGCTAGGCGTGTCATTTTCATGCTAGCTGTCTCCCTCTCACAAACTCATTAATTCGCGATTTTCTTAGAAGTCGGCCTTAGCCGACCCGGCATACGTTAGCAAGAAACAACTGAAGAACGCGAGTCTCCTGATAAGTCAATTGAGGGATGCAGCGACTTGCTCATGTCAAGTTCGATATTTGCTTACTGCCCAACAACCACTGGATTTCCCTTAGAAAACCGACAAAAAGCGAGTCCAATCACATTTAATTTCATTAGCTTATAAAATATTAACATTTAATAATAAACTAATTATCAAAATACGAAATAATGCAGTATTGAGATTTTTCATTACTGAAAATGTTCAAAAATTAAGCTGAATCTATATAAAAAAACAGTAAAAAATGTTGCACTTATACAACATTCCCAACATTTTATATAATCAGCGGGCTTAAAAACGGTGTTTTCCATGCTGAAACGATAACCATTCGCCTATCGCGCAGCCATGCCTGATTGAGATAAAGTCACAGATCCACATTCAGTGTTCACGCAGCCATGACTTCTTCTCCCCGATCCATCTTGATCACCGGCTGTTCTTCCGGCATTGGCCTTGCCACGGCCAAAGGACTGCATGCACGAGGGTGGCGAGTGTTTGCCACCGTTCGCCAACCAGATCAGGTCGCCATGCTTGAGCAGGCTGGATTGATTCCAATGTTGTTGGATCTTGTCGATTCCGAAAACATTAAAAAGGTATGTGGTCAGGTATTGGACATGACTGATGGCAAGCTGGATGCACTATTCAACAATGCTGGATTTGGTCAACCCGGTGCGGTTGAAGATCTACCCCGGATGGCCATCCGCGAACAGTTTGAAGTCAATCTGTTTGGACCGTTGGAACTGACCAATCACCTATTACCCATCATGCGTCAACAAGGACACGGGCGTATTGTTTGG
This window harbors:
- a CDS encoding TonB-dependent receptor, whose translation is MKMTRLAYAVASIGLATSVWAADEQPKKTERIEVTGSSIKRVSKEGPAPVETVTKKQIEKTGATTVNELLKSLSTIDIFDQGELASNSPAGSGKASVRMRGMSENQVLVLLNGKRLPRSAIADSSGAGDAVDINMIPVSAIERVEILKDGGSAIYGADAVAGVVNFITKKNYQGGDVGVRFGTSSRHDGTEKGATISGGFGDFDEQRFNVFAALDVFKRDPILRKDREISKSVDFRRFGGPDRRSVSSPYGNKLGPDFQPTGETIKPCPPEMYNDACKYDFNAELLTAYNGADRTSFMSIGSLKITEAIKGSAQIVLAQNKDHFEAHPAPDTFVLPDGTLYAGRFLQGGPRISDRKSTTSQFVLGLDGAVGSIDWSVSASKGRNKVVNQDSNYLDRKRFKAETAAGRIDGTSQTNDPALVESLKVSPRREGTFDLTTLDAKFSGEAFQLPGGALGYAAGVSRWTEKLSDRPDELTTSGSVLGGIQQASADAKRSAYAVFGELALPISKMVELQTALRYDHYPTASKTSPKVAVSIRPTKDLLFRSSYTSSFKMPGLKQLYGAPEQGATDFYGPEQCGALGLPATCEVQGFNVGGANPNLKPEKGKTFNIGVVLDAGPFSGSVDWWAIQQRDAITSPSETEAMLEGQIGTDAQTGRPVVFTPLRNIGQMESRGLDADLSLRFKTALGTVSFRDAVTYYRYIKQRRGNGDFEYLTGVYGTTPTARWRNTFTVGFDASTWSVTTAFRTVSGLNDTSKLPTVANGISPTTRQIASHTEIDLVGSYTGIKGLKLDLGVKNIADRMPPFSITNASSNANTQMGFAELYSSRGRFFYGAVNYKFK